From Chloroflexaceae bacterium:
GATCAGGGTTGACAATATCGTCCCGCCCGCCGTGGACAACGAGCGCGGGCACGCGCAGGCGCGGAAGTTCGGGGCGCAGATCGGTGCGCCACATGGAGCTGACGGCGTAGCGCAGCGTATCGGCGCTGGATTTGACGCTGTCGTCAATCACTTCTTTTACCGCCGGATCGTTCGTCTGGCCAAGAAAGAAGCGGAACAGGCACCGCCGCAGCAACGGCGTGCGTGCGAACACATCGGCCAGGAAGGGCCGGTCGGTTAACTTAAGCAGCCACGACAACGAGTCGCCATCAATTGGCGCACCCACGGTCACCACCCGCTGGATGCGTTCGGGGTAGTTGATCGCCGTCTTCAGAGCCACCATGCCGCCCATCGAGTGCCCGACCAGCATCAACCGGTCAATGCCAAGAGCATCGAGGAAACGAATAACCTGTTCGGAGTAGGCCTGGATGCTCTCCCGGGTGCGCTTGCGGCGCGAGTCGCCAAAGCCCCAGAAGTCGAATGAGTAGGTGCGAAACTGCCTGGCAACTACCTCCATGGTCGGGAACCAGTAGCGCCAGCTTCCGAGCCACCCGTGCAGAAATAGCACCGGCTTGCCGCGTCCGAAGACCTCGTAGTGAACCACCTGATTGTCAATAACAACGATGCTCATTGGTGCAGCACTGGCAATACAGACGTGTCGAGGGCGTATTGGACTGTATTTCTCCAGCAGGCTAACTCTTCCCGCCGTACAATCATAACGTACCGGCGCGACCGAATTTGCATAGCCGCTGGCAAAGCAGGCGTCACGACGCTAAGGCTTCGTCGCGCCGGGTTTGAGAATTTTTTAAGACTCCGCAATCTTTCCCCACCCGCGCCCTGAGCCTGTCGAAGGGTCTATTCCACCAACTTCAATCGGCGCTCCCGCCTGCCTGAATGCGAAAGCCAGCGGCGCTTCCTTCACGCCCTCCCAGGGAACGCTGAAGTCGCCAGCGCAGTTTCGCGACGTCACTTACAATGGTGCGCAAGTGCTCCAGTTCTTGCTCAAGTTCATCCACCAATATCCGGACTTGCGGTCCGCTGGAGGAGACTGCGCGATCAGCCGAGAGCTGGCCTAGCCGTTCCTGGATAGCCGACAGCAAGCTCATCAGGTGCGCCCAGGCTTCGTTGTCCTGTGCCTGCACGTACCGCTGCACGCGCGCGCGCGTGTCGAGCCAGTGCTGGATCTGCAGTTGCATCGCGCTGATGCGTTCCTCGAGCTGGCGCAGAGTGTCTGGATTGGCCACGGCAACCTGCTCCTGATGGCCTTCCTGCTGGGTGGCGTTCAGCACAGACTCCAGTTGCTCCTGAAAGTAGGCGAGCGAGGCGCTTAATTCAGATTGGCGCGTGGCAACGGCTTCCTGCTCGCTGAGTATGTCGAGGAGCATGTCGCGGAGCCTGGCTGATTCGGTGGCGTTGCTGATCGCCTGCTGATGCAACAGGTGCGGAACAAACCAGAGTAAGATGGCAAGGAGCGTAATAATGGCAATGCCGAGCGTGACAAAGAGTGCAGCCATTCTGCTTGTCTCCCGTTCATCGCTACCGTTGTACATCCTCAGGGGAAATACTGTGGCGCAACCTGGACGGTTGCGCGCACAGGGGACGCCTG
This genomic window contains:
- a CDS encoding alpha/beta hydrolase yields the protein MSIVVIDNQVVHYEVFGRGKPVLFLHGWLGSWRYWFPTMEVVARQFRTYSFDFWGFGDSRRKRTRESIQAYSEQVIRFLDALGIDRLMLVGHSMGGMVALKTAINYPERIQRVVTVGAPIDGDSLSWLLKLTDRPFLADVFARTPLLRRCLFRFFLGQTNDPAVKEVIDDSVKSSADTLRYAVSSMWRTDLRPELPRLRVPALVVHGGRDDIVNPDQLDLFANVPTARIFPMPRSRHFPFLDEAATFNEALLSFLQEDDPPVLQTMPRIVREVRMSPGD